In Methanosarcina siciliae T4/M, one genomic interval encodes:
- a CDS encoding TolB family protein encodes MGTSPYIQGDKITWWDEEKVIVYNISTGKEINIEGTNTPAIYGDNLVYVRSKHEDCQPASNQNAQYNSLYLYNLSTHKEVQLTPYTHAHFGSSIYENKIVWTQANRVNSSERSTNISIYDIPTKRVSDISRSGTAKGGKIYGDIVVWVESQNGSMNIYIRDITKHETRQVTFDGNSTSPDVYGERIVWESAYRAGNNRSGDIYMYNISTNETTRITNSTYAREPAIYDDKIVYIDSRSDPEYREEKNIYLYNLSA; translated from the coding sequence GTGGGAACTAGTCCATATATTCAGGGTGATAAAATTACATGGTGGGACGAAGAAAAGGTAATTGTGTATAACATTTCCACCGGGAAAGAAATTAACATAGAAGGCACCAATACACCAGCGATCTACGGGGATAATCTTGTGTATGTAAGGTCAAAACATGAGGACTGTCAGCCTGCTTCTAATCAAAATGCCCAGTATAATAGTTTATATTTATACAATCTCAGCACCCATAAAGAAGTTCAACTAACTCCATATACGCATGCTCACTTTGGTTCTTCTATCTACGAAAATAAGATCGTATGGACACAGGCAAATCGGGTAAATTCAAGCGAACGGAGTACAAACATTTCCATATATGACATACCCACAAAGAGAGTAAGTGACATCAGCAGAAGTGGTACAGCAAAAGGCGGCAAAATTTACGGAGACATTGTCGTGTGGGTAGAATCCCAAAACGGATCAATGAATATCTATATTCGAGATATTACCAAGCATGAAACACGTCAGGTCACTTTTGATGGCAATTCGACCAGTCCAGATGTATATGGTGAAAGAATAGTGTGGGAAAGTGCATACAGGGCAGGAAACAACCGGTCAGGTGATATTTATATGTACAATATCTCAACTAATGAGACAACTCGTATTACTAACAGCACTTATGCAAGAGAGCCTGCAATTTATGACGATAAAATTGTATACATAGATTCACGCAGTGATCCGGAATACCGGGAAGAAAAAAACATCTATTTGTATAACCTTTCAGCTTGA
- a CDS encoding pentapeptide repeat-containing protein: MTLIEELKQLGDNAKKDVKQLYGKVKVYPLISLLFIITVFLLIALPHWQVSGINDITEKVIQENQFRATLAQILGGVAIGIGLYYTWRRIAIAEEDLKITQENLKIAQEGQITERFTRAIEQLGNDKLEVRLGGIYALKRIANESKTDYWSIIEILTAYVRKNSPIEDKNVNNEEVEAPKKLSLDIQAILTVIRRCKPSLNTDEANYFSEDNRLIYDTNYVVENANYIIEAPTYLDFHDTYLWEADLFDAHFQGANFRGANLSEANLSNTKFEGASLVKANLKKARLWEAKFTGAFLMGAHLEEASLFQANLKYSFLTGAHLEGANFQNANLEMTFFADAHLEGAQLLEANLKEAYLSKANLKEAYLSKANLREANLREANLEGADLKEANLEGANLSKAKLKGAKNLTIDQLSKVKTLYGTELDDLLRIPLEKEYSHLFKNLKDEP, encoded by the coding sequence ATGACATTAATAGAGGAGTTAAAACAGCTCGGTGATAATGCCAAAAAAGATGTGAAACAACTCTATGGGAAAGTAAAAGTATATCCATTAATTAGCTTACTTTTCATAATCACTGTATTTCTACTAATTGCACTTCCACACTGGCAAGTATCTGGAATAAATGACATTACAGAAAAAGTCATTCAAGAAAATCAGTTCCGTGCAACTCTAGCTCAAATATTAGGTGGTGTTGCTATTGGAATTGGTCTTTACTACACATGGAGGAGAATTGCCATTGCTGAGGAAGACCTGAAAATTACCCAAGAAAATCTAAAAATTGCTCAAGAAGGGCAAATTACTGAACGTTTTACTCGAGCTATTGAGCAGTTAGGTAATGACAAATTGGAAGTTAGGCTAGGCGGAATATATGCACTTAAAAGAATTGCAAATGAATCGAAAACTGACTACTGGTCAATTATAGAAATTTTAACGGCCTACGTTAGGAAAAACTCACCTATAGAAGATAAAAATGTAAATAATGAAGAGGTTGAAGCTCCAAAAAAGTTGTCTTTGGATATTCAAGCAATTCTTACTGTAATAAGAAGATGCAAACCTTCCTTAAATACTGACGAAGCTAACTATTTTTCTGAAGACAATCGTCTTATTTATGATACTAACTATGTTGTTGAAAATGCTAACTATATTATTGAAGCACCCACGTATCTAGATTTTCATGACACTTACCTCTGGGAGGCTGACCTTTTTGATGCTCACTTTCAGGGAGCTAATTTTAGAGGAGCTAACCTTTCGGAAGCCAATCTTTCTAATACTAAATTCGAAGGAGCTAGCTTAGTAAAAGCAAACCTTAAAAAAGCTCGCCTTTGGGAGGCTAAATTTACTGGAGCATTTCTAATGGGTGCTCACTTAGAAGAAGCTAGTCTTTTTCAAGCTAACCTTAAATATTCTTTCCTTACAGGCGCTCATCTTGAAGGTGCTAACTTTCAAAATGCCAACCTTGAAATGACCTTCTTTGCAGATGCTCATCTTGAAGGTGCTCAACTTTTAGAGGCAAACCTTAAAGAAGCTTACCTTTCTAAAGCTAACCTTAAAGAAGCTTACCTTTCTAAAGCTAACCTTAGAGAAGCTAACCTTAGAGAAGCTAATCTTGAAGGAGCTGATCTTAAAGAAGCTAATCTTGAAGGAGCTAACCTTTCTAAAGCTAAACTTAAGGGAGCTAAGAACTTAACAATTGACCAGCTTTCAAAAGTAAAAACACTTTATGGCACAGAACTAGATGACCTGCTTCGTATACCATTAGAAAAAGAATATTCTCACCTTTTTAAGAACCTAAAAGATGAGCCTTGA
- a CDS encoding type 1 glutamine amidotransferase, with protein MFIVNRKMLSEAKEVISVSGGERKTLKVHSPKLNRSLMKLHVLQHSALNTLGTIEEYAKTRGYPLESTRFYETKNPPSLDSFDLLIIMGGPMGIYDYAENPWLRDEKYFIKQAIDAGKPVLGICLGAQLLADILSARIYENGHREMGWFPVKAVRTEENKPEFLKGLPEEITVFHWHSRTFDLPERAVHLFRSEGCKNQGFIYDGRVVALQFHPEVHEERVESMIRRFGGESGNGPFTQRKEVMVGQEKYLVRTKEFMFAVLDRFEKLTLS; from the coding sequence ATGTTTATTGTTAATCGAAAAATGCTTTCAGAGGCTAAGGAAGTAATTTCGGTATCCGGGGGTGAACGGAAAACTCTAAAAGTTCACTCGCCAAAATTAAACCGATCTCTCATGAAGCTCCATGTCCTCCAGCACTCAGCCCTTAACACCCTCGGCACAATCGAAGAATACGCTAAAACCAGAGGCTACCCCCTTGAGTCAACCCGCTTTTACGAAACCAAAAACCCTCCCTCCCTCGACTCCTTCGACCTTCTCATAATCATGGGCGGTCCAATGGGAATCTACGACTACGCCGAAAACCCCTGGTTAAGAGATGAAAAATACTTCATAAAACAGGCTATCGATGCAGGAAAACCCGTGCTCGGGATCTGCCTGGGGGCTCAACTTCTGGCTGACATCCTCAGCGCCCGTATCTACGAAAACGGACACCGGGAAATGGGCTGGTTCCCCGTAAAGGCGGTCAGGACAGAGGAAAATAAACCAGAATTTCTCAAAGGGCTGCCGGAAGAGATCACGGTTTTTCACTGGCATTCCCGGACCTTTGACCTTCCTGAAAGAGCTGTACATCTTTTCCGGAGCGAGGGGTGCAAAAATCAGGGTTTCATATATGACGGCAGAGTTGTGGCACTCCAGTTTCACCCGGAGGTGCATGAAGAAAGAGTTGAATCCATGATCCGGCGGTTCGGGGGAGAATCGGGAAACGGACCTTTTACCCAGAGGAAGGAAGTGATGGTCGGACAGGAGAAGTATCTTGTCAGGACGAAGGAATTCATGTTTGCAGTGCTGGACAGGTTTGAAAAACTTACTCTTTCTTAA
- the mprF gene encoding bifunctional lysylphosphatidylglycerol flippase/synthetase MprF: MKQNGSTQEKALKVVSYLLPGIIFALALWTLDQQMHHLRSSYILKSIASVPLSHIGIAVFFTILSYAVLTGYDYLATRRINHPLSYKQAARSSFISTSISYSTGFNFLTGSSLRYRLYSMYGLPFSEIWEIIVFCVSTFWIGFCFIAGLLFTFYPVKLQAYSSEVPVSLNIVGILLLLLLAVYFFFSFRKRDFEIKGYRIRFPEPKIAFMQLVLSSVNYLLSGSIIYFLLPSNSQLTLLHVLVFFALAQLAGLISTVPGGLVVFETVMLFLLKPYFGTVDTIKPLLIFRAVYYFLPFLLGFLALIFCEFEARKEFLKKAGKVTYSSLSEVTPQIFSVLVFLGGVSLLFSGALPSNPEYLRKLPYFVPLPLIEASRFFGSIVGFLLLLLANGLWKRIDGAYMLSLIVLLLGGIFTLLKDFNYQEAAVLFAMFVLLFPSRKHFYRKSSLLHQSFSRENIIAIILVLVSFIWLGMFSYRNVEYSNELWWQFGVNSQASSFLRAVVGIFFILLVLGVMKMLSPFSKDIHLPGPEELELAKTILRESPETWGNLALSGDKYLLFDARKQAFLMYGVSGKSWIAMGDPVGKSEQIKELIWDFYEMSKLHQGRAVFYEISEKYIPIYLDLGLTLIKIGEEAKVPLDSFTLEGKAGKDFRYAVKNVEKKGYWFEIIPPEEVDTLIPELKKVSDAWLEMKTGKEKGFSIGFFDEKYLCNFPLGIVRNETEIVAFANIWPGAAVEEFSIDLMRYSSSAPAMDYLFVKLILWGKENGYKHFSLGMAPLSGLETRQFAPLWHRVGALIFANGDYIYNYKGLRAYKEKFHPVWGPKYIALPTGFKKSLALKDIAALISGMKSF, from the coding sequence ATGAAACAAAACGGCAGTACACAGGAAAAAGCCCTTAAAGTAGTCAGTTATCTCTTACCGGGAATCATCTTTGCCCTGGCTTTATGGACTCTGGACCAGCAGATGCACCATCTGCGCTCGAGTTATATTCTGAAAAGCATTGCCAGCGTTCCTCTGAGCCATATAGGAATTGCTGTCTTTTTCACTATTTTGAGCTATGCGGTTTTAACGGGCTACGATTATCTTGCAACCCGCCGTATCAACCATCCCCTTTCTTACAAACAGGCTGCCAGGTCTTCTTTTATCAGCACATCCATCAGTTACAGCACGGGGTTTAATTTCCTGACAGGAAGTTCCCTCCGCTACAGGCTGTATTCGATGTACGGGCTGCCTTTCTCTGAGATCTGGGAAATTATAGTTTTTTGCGTCTCCACTTTCTGGATCGGGTTTTGTTTCATTGCAGGTCTGCTTTTCACATTTTATCCCGTAAAGCTTCAGGCTTACTCTTCTGAGGTCCCTGTCTCACTGAATATCGTCGGAATTCTTTTGCTACTGCTTCTTGCTGTATATTTCTTTTTTTCATTCCGGAAACGGGACTTTGAGATAAAGGGCTACAGAATCAGGTTCCCTGAACCGAAAATTGCATTTATGCAGCTTGTTTTATCCTCCGTGAACTACCTGCTCTCAGGAAGCATAATCTACTTCCTCCTGCCCTCAAATTCTCAGCTCACCCTGCTTCACGTACTTGTCTTCTTTGCGCTGGCGCAGCTGGCAGGGCTTATAAGCACGGTTCCCGGCGGGCTTGTCGTTTTCGAGACCGTGATGCTCTTTCTGCTGAAACCTTATTTCGGTACGGTTGATACGATAAAGCCTCTTTTGATCTTCAGGGCCGTTTATTATTTCCTTCCTTTCCTGCTCGGCTTCCTGGCTCTTATTTTCTGCGAGTTTGAAGCAAGGAAAGAGTTCCTTAAAAAAGCCGGAAAAGTTACCTATTCCAGTCTATCGGAGGTAACTCCCCAGATCTTTTCGGTCCTGGTCTTTCTGGGAGGAGTCTCCCTCCTCTTTTCCGGGGCTCTTCCTTCAAACCCCGAATACCTGCGGAAACTCCCATACTTTGTCCCTCTCCCTCTAATCGAAGCTTCAAGGTTTTTCGGAAGCATAGTCGGATTCTTGCTCCTGCTTCTGGCAAACGGGCTCTGGAAAAGGATCGACGGGGCTTATATGCTTTCCCTTATAGTCCTTTTACTTGGAGGGATTTTTACCCTCCTGAAGGATTTTAATTACCAGGAGGCTGCAGTACTTTTTGCGATGTTTGTTCTCCTGTTTCCCTCAAGGAAGCATTTCTACAGGAAGTCCTCGCTCCTGCACCAGTCCTTCAGCAGGGAAAATATAATTGCCATAATTCTGGTGCTGGTGAGCTTCATCTGGCTCGGGATGTTTTCCTACCGGAATGTTGAGTATTCAAACGAACTCTGGTGGCAGTTCGGGGTAAATTCCCAGGCTTCGAGTTTTTTAAGGGCCGTAGTGGGAATCTTTTTCATACTTCTGGTCCTCGGAGTTATGAAAATGCTGAGCCCCTTTTCCAAAGACATCCACCTTCCCGGACCTGAAGAGCTTGAGCTTGCAAAAACGATTCTCAGGGAAAGCCCGGAAACCTGGGGAAACCTCGCCCTTAGCGGAGACAAATACCTGCTTTTTGATGCCCGGAAACAGGCTTTTTTGATGTACGGAGTCTCGGGAAAGAGCTGGATTGCTATGGGAGACCCTGTAGGAAAGAGTGAACAGATAAAGGAACTGATCTGGGACTTTTATGAGATGAGTAAACTGCACCAGGGCAGAGCCGTCTTCTACGAGATAAGCGAAAAATACATCCCCATTTACCTCGACCTGGGCCTGACCCTTATCAAAATCGGGGAAGAAGCAAAAGTCCCTCTTGACTCCTTTACGCTGGAAGGAAAGGCCGGCAAGGACTTCCGCTACGCCGTGAAAAATGTGGAAAAAAAAGGGTACTGGTTTGAGATTATCCCCCCCGAAGAAGTAGACACCCTTATCCCTGAACTCAAAAAAGTCTCGGATGCCTGGCTGGAAATGAAAACCGGAAAAGAAAAGGGTTTCTCAATCGGGTTTTTTGACGAGAAATACCTCTGTAACTTCCCTCTTGGCATTGTCAGGAACGAAACCGAAATCGTGGCTTTTGCAAACATCTGGCCAGGAGCAGCAGTGGAAGAGTTCAGTATCGACCTTATGCGCTACAGCTCCAGCGCCCCTGCAATGGACTACCTTTTTGTCAAACTCATCCTCTGGGGAAAAGAAAACGGATACAAACACTTCTCTCTCGGGATGGCTCCCCTTTCGGGCCTTGAAACGAGACAGTTTGCCCCCCTCTGGCATAGAGTAGGAGCTTTGATCTTCGCCAACGGAGACTATATTTATAACTACAAAGGCCTGCGGGCTTATAAAGAAAAATTCCATCCTGTCTGGGGCCCGAAGTATATCGCTCTCCCCACCGGATTTAAGAAAAGTCTTGCCCTGAAAGATATCGCAGCCCTGATCTCGGGGATGAAATCCTTTTAA
- a CDS encoding RNA-guided endonuclease InsQ/TnpB family protein, with product MTKYIRDIESGAVPWMLLTYKIKHNRDFSEELRKARKVAEFCIEHRTRNCTLDPPPIQGSGSSDPQLFPSSLLSSSLSPSSASPSSFPLSASSAKSPNDSSIHSSTPPFSDSLPGTDSFPGKDSLFPADVRHIGLRSTISGQIIRKYSRNRDLKSAKNVKLIVPSKAVSVDREEKTLEIPCLKLLLNYNFSSNFKRISQIEIDNVYAYVAVVFQDEKSESTGRYIGVDRNTKGHIAVVADPESGKVWKLGKMRYHTHKKYENIKKRLYTKGKYKCLKAVKKREKNIVKDLNHKISRKIVDLALYSGCGIKLENLKGVKKLNSKAVSAGKCRNNKRVEKKKNQNGGRNRSKEMNKKVIKTEKHIWSNEYSLNSWSFHQLQQFIEYKARLQGVEVVYIDPHATSKRCSRCGLTGNRRSKHFECPHCGHVDHADVNAAFNIALTPKGTGQFSAERDAGKGSPDTPQKILARTLLSKRKASEKTSQYFAWEVCQFLA from the coding sequence TTGACAAAATATATTAGAGACATTGAAAGTGGAGCAGTACCCTGGATGCTACTGACCTATAAAATCAAGCACAATCGGGATTTTTCGGAAGAACTCCGAAAGGCGCGAAAGGTTGCTGAGTTTTGTATTGAACACAGGACTCGGAATTGCACTCTTGACCCACCTCCGATTCAAGGTTCAGGTTCTTCTGACCCCCAACTTTTTCCTTCTTCTCTTCTTTCCTCTTCTCTTTCTCCTTCTTCTGCTTCTCCCTCCTCTTTTCCCCTTTCTGCTTCCTCTGCCAAATCTCCCAATGATTCCTCAATTCATTCTTCTACTCCTCCTTTTTCCGATTCTCTGCCCGGGACGGATTCATTTCCGGGAAAGGATTCACTTTTCCCTGCGGATGTCAGGCATATAGGCCTGAGGTCAACGATTTCCGGCCAGATCATCAGGAAATATTCCCGAAACCGGGATCTCAAATCTGCAAAAAATGTAAAACTGATTGTCCCTTCAAAGGCGGTCAGCGTTGATAGAGAGGAAAAGACCCTGGAGATTCCCTGTCTCAAACTCCTGCTGAACTATAATTTTTCCAGCAACTTCAAGAGAATCTCCCAGATCGAAATAGATAACGTCTATGCCTATGTAGCAGTTGTCTTCCAGGACGAAAAATCCGAAAGTACCGGACGCTACATAGGAGTTGACCGCAATACCAAGGGGCATATTGCAGTTGTTGCTGACCCCGAGTCAGGAAAGGTCTGGAAGCTCGGAAAAATGCGCTATCATACGCATAAGAAATACGAAAACATAAAAAAGCGGCTCTACACCAAAGGCAAATACAAATGCCTGAAAGCTGTGAAAAAGAGAGAAAAGAACATTGTAAAGGACCTGAACCATAAAATCAGCCGAAAGATTGTGGACCTTGCCCTGTATTCCGGGTGCGGGATCAAACTCGAAAACCTGAAAGGGGTAAAGAAACTCAACAGCAAGGCCGTAAGTGCGGGAAAATGCAGGAATAATAAAAGAGTAGAAAAAAAGAAAAATCAAAACGGAGGCAGAAACCGAAGCAAGGAAATGAATAAAAAGGTCATCAAAACCGAAAAACACATCTGGTCAAATGAATACTCTCTGAACAGCTGGTCATTTCATCAGCTTCAGCAATTTATCGAATATAAAGCCAGGCTGCAGGGAGTAGAGGTAGTCTATATTGATCCCCACGCGACAAGCAAAAGGTGCAGTCGCTGCGGACTTACAGGCAACCGGCGCAGCAAGCACTTTGAATGCCCCCACTGCGGGCATGTTGACCATGCCGATGTCAACGCTGCCTTTAATATCGCATTGACGCCCAAAGGCACCGGTCAATTCTCTGCAGAAAGAGATGCAGGGAAAGGGAGCCCTGATACCCCTCAAAAAATCCTGGCCCGTACCCTCCTGAGTAAACGGAAAGCCAGCGAAAAAACTTCTCAGTATTTTGCCTGGGAAGTATGTCAGTTTTTGGCTTAA
- a CDS encoding alpha/beta fold hydrolase, whose amino-acid sequence MNPKMVLPQILIFTVLFSGCADFYGEENSKEFTDSSLDSSPVKHVPVNGVELGYREFGSGEPLLLIMGFGGKMDTWNKTFVWELAQDYRVIIFDNRGVGYSSDSGENYSLELFASDTAGLLDALEISPAIRQSNCSITDLDL is encoded by the coding sequence ATGAATCCTAAAATGGTCCTGCCCCAAATCCTTATCTTCACAGTTCTTTTCTCTGGATGTGCCGATTTTTACGGGGAAGAAAATTCCAAAGAATTCACCGACTCTTCCCTGGACTCTTCTCCTGTAAAGCATGTTCCTGTTAATGGAGTCGAGCTCGGATACAGGGAATTTGGGTCAGGGGAGCCTCTTCTGTTGATAATGGGTTTTGGCGGAAAAATGGATACCTGGAACAAAACCTTTGTATGGGAACTGGCGCAGGATTACAGGGTAATTATATTCGATAACAGAGGAGTTGGGTACTCTTCGGATTCCGGGGAAAACTATTCCCTTGAACTGTTTGCAAGTGATACTGCAGGCCTGCTTGATGCACTTGAAATTTCGCCGGCAATTCGGCAATCAAACTGCTCTATAACCGATTTGGACCTCTGA
- a CDS encoding response regulator, whose protein sequence is MLNFLKEDPATREIPVIALAAHAMRGDEEKFLKAGFSGYISKPIDIQRSKSVIEQFDCRIAGEISSASSRPAVSLANSSRE, encoded by the coding sequence GTGCTGAATTTTTTGAAAGAAGATCCTGCCACAAGGGAGATTCCGGTTATTGCTCTTGCAGCTCATGCCATGCGAGGAGACGAAGAAAAGTTTCTTAAGGCAGGATTCAGCGGTTACATCTCCAAACCAATTGACATTCAGAGGTCCAAATCGGTTATAGAGCAGTTTGATTGCCGAATTGCCGGCGAAATTTCAAGTGCATCAAGCAGGCCTGCAGTATCACTTGCAAACAGTTCAAGGGAATAG
- a CDS encoding response regulator, whose product MELVRTLPVSFGYEPVEAMDGYMTIELGKKQVEHYFIRYTVIRDRLG is encoded by the coding sequence ATGGAACTTGTCAGGACTTTACCGGTTTCATTCGGATACGAGCCAGTAGAGGCGATGGATGGATATATGACTATAGAACTTGGTAAAAAACAAGTTGAACATTATTTTATTAGATATACAGTTATCCGGGACAGATTGGGCTGA
- a CDS encoding U32 family peptidase codes for MSDNYQFCPPEVLSPVGDNEALLGAIKGGADAVYLGVGEFNARQGAKNFTIEDLESAVDLAHSHGVLVYLALNIPIKQKELQHALEIVDRAYAIGVDAIILQDLGLLRLLKEIYPDLALHASTQMTIHNKEGVDFATELGTNRVIVSRELTTAEVKDIVEHSKVGIEVFVHGALCYSYSGKCLFSSFLHDRSANRGACAQPCRRRYSFLVNGREIDERHIGGSYPISCAELSTLTGLKEIVKTGVVSLKIEGRMKKPEYVTASASAYKAAVEAICGPGANPTKEELETRESELAKLFYRGFTRGFILGEKGVSHPKYSSNYGAFLGKVLDLSRSKGSTKLTVRLEGNIQVKDGISIFTRERMLGSAVAGIVTISGEHVKSARKGEKVGLEISSKTGRAVRRGDELYLTTDTQLLDTLQKTKLKALPVSLKAKARKGERFKVEIRTENRKSSENGISAENGNTSRTEEPAHAEFADDYIVQEAEKAPTTVEQIKKVMESLGDTPFKAASIEIEADENIFIPVGVLKNTRRKAAELLLEKTQKVKKKEQKHPDLGAFDSLCSLGNGSELKIESGMKRTGTESRDTRGTASKKVLLSVEVQKISSLIQAAEAGADIAYIPLSLFEELMSPKNEEKLEDLKAERIELVFRVPRITHDSELVELRPLLEKIRDAGFTIACSSLGASRLAKELSIPFVAQKDLNIFNAFTASTFFQTGAYRATLSSELNLSEIKNVCEALQACGNPGQTEILAYGRELMLITENDLLKPLVDRRIVRKESEVLLVDQSGSEFPVQRLGTRTLIYNSKVLDILKYVRNMKGYGVDVLRLDLSLNTGAEVKEITEAYKEALAGKEAKLKPARGVEYTTGHYFKGV; via the coding sequence ATGTCTGACAATTATCAATTCTGTCCCCCGGAAGTTCTTTCCCCGGTAGGCGACAACGAAGCCCTTCTCGGCGCAATCAAGGGAGGAGCAGATGCCGTTTATCTTGGGGTTGGAGAATTCAATGCCCGCCAGGGTGCCAAAAACTTCACCATTGAGGACCTGGAATCAGCCGTTGACCTGGCCCATTCCCACGGAGTCCTTGTTTACCTTGCCCTCAACATCCCGATCAAACAAAAAGAGCTTCAGCACGCCCTTGAAATCGTTGACAGGGCATACGCAATCGGGGTTGATGCAATTATCCTGCAGGACCTCGGGCTCCTCAGGCTTTTAAAGGAAATATATCCCGACCTCGCTCTTCACGCAAGCACGCAGATGACCATCCACAACAAAGAGGGAGTTGACTTTGCAACAGAGCTTGGAACAAATAGAGTGATCGTTTCCAGGGAACTGACCACAGCCGAGGTAAAAGATATTGTGGAACACTCAAAGGTGGGGATTGAAGTCTTTGTCCATGGAGCCCTCTGCTATTCCTATTCAGGAAAATGCCTCTTCAGCAGTTTCCTGCACGACCGGAGTGCAAACCGTGGAGCCTGTGCCCAGCCCTGCCGGCGCAGATACAGCTTTCTGGTAAACGGCAGGGAGATTGACGAAAGGCATATCGGAGGCAGTTACCCCATAAGCTGTGCCGAACTTTCCACGCTCACGGGGCTCAAGGAGATAGTAAAAACCGGAGTCGTAAGCCTGAAAATCGAAGGCAGGATGAAAAAGCCCGAGTATGTGACCGCAAGTGCCTCTGCCTACAAAGCTGCAGTCGAAGCCATCTGCGGTCCCGGAGCTAACCCGACAAAAGAAGAACTCGAAACAAGAGAATCCGAGCTTGCAAAACTCTTTTACAGGGGATTTACGCGGGGCTTCATCCTCGGGGAAAAAGGGGTATCTCACCCCAAATACAGCTCAAACTACGGTGCCTTCCTCGGAAAAGTCCTGGACCTCTCCCGCTCAAAAGGGAGCACAAAACTCACAGTCCGGCTTGAAGGAAATATTCAGGTAAAAGACGGCATAAGCATCTTCACGCGGGAAAGGATGCTAGGATCCGCAGTAGCAGGCATTGTCACGATTTCGGGGGAGCACGTAAAAAGTGCCCGAAAAGGCGAAAAAGTAGGGCTTGAGATCAGCTCAAAGACCGGCAGAGCCGTCCGGCGGGGAGACGAACTCTACCTTACAACCGACACACAGCTCCTTGATACCCTTCAGAAAACAAAATTAAAAGCCCTTCCCGTAAGCCTGAAAGCAAAAGCCCGAAAAGGAGAACGGTTTAAGGTTGAAATCCGGACCGAAAACAGAAAAAGTTCAGAAAACGGAATAAGCGCAGAAAACGGAAACACCAGCAGAACAGAAGAGCCTGCACATGCGGAATTTGCAGATGACTATATCGTTCAGGAAGCCGAGAAAGCTCCGACAACGGTAGAACAGATAAAAAAAGTGATGGAAAGCCTTGGAGACACTCCTTTCAAAGCCGCCTCAATTGAGATCGAAGCTGACGAAAATATCTTTATCCCCGTCGGCGTGCTGAAGAATACGAGGCGAAAGGCTGCAGAACTCCTGCTGGAAAAAACCCAGAAGGTAAAGAAAAAAGAGCAAAAACATCCCGACCTGGGAGCCTTCGACAGCCTGTGTTCTTTAGGAAATGGATCGGAGCTTAAAATTGAATCCGGTATGAAAAGGACAGGGACGGAATCAAGAGATACAAGAGGCACAGCTTCAAAGAAAGTCCTCCTGAGCGTTGAAGTGCAGAAAATTTCCTCTCTCATCCAGGCAGCTGAAGCCGGAGCAGATATCGCTTATATCCCGCTCTCACTCTTCGAAGAGCTGATGTCCCCCAAAAACGAGGAGAAGCTTGAAGACCTGAAAGCAGAAAGAATCGAACTCGTTTTCAGGGTTCCCAGGATAACCCATGACAGCGAACTGGTCGAACTGAGACCCCTCCTGGAAAAAATAAGGGATGCCGGTTTCACCATCGCATGTTCCAGCCTCGGAGCCTCCCGGCTTGCAAAAGAGCTTTCCATACCTTTTGTCGCCCAGAAAGACCTCAATATCTTCAACGCCTTTACTGCCAGCACCTTCTTCCAGACAGGCGCCTACAGGGCAACCCTTTCAAGCGAGCTGAACCTGAGCGAGATAAAGAATGTCTGTGAAGCCCTTCAGGCCTGCGGAAACCCGGGACAGACCGAAATCCTGGCCTATGGCAGGGAATTGATGCTTATTACGGAAAACGACCTTTTAAAGCCCCTTGTTGACCGGAGAATCGTAAGAAAAGAAAGTGAAGTGCTTCTCGTTGACCAGAGCGGCTCCGAGTTCCCGGTCCAGCGCCTTGGCACCAGGACCCTGATCTATAATTCAAAAGTCCTTGACATCCTGAAATACGTCAGGAACATGAAAGGGTACGGCGTGGATGTGCTCAGGCTAGACCTTTCCCTCAACACCGGGGCCGAGGTAAAAGAGATCACAGAAGCTTATAAAGAGGCGCTTGCAGGAAAAGAGGCAAAACTGAAACCTGCAAGAGGGGTTGAGTATACCACAGGGCATTACTTTAAGGGAGTCTGA